In Topomyia yanbarensis strain Yona2022 chromosome 2, ASM3024719v1, whole genome shotgun sequence, one DNA window encodes the following:
- the LOC131680518 gene encoding uncharacterized protein LOC131680518 → MNCEHAKDLTPSPLHTPNVSSTTSTVRSKSKASSIESQAKRRQALELQWLEEEKELERRYLELKYKILLEGGSDCSSIVSEPQSVSMSKVKKWIDDTDGYGEKVDCGSEAEELEKRPPRNSTASIEHHAPVPDQQRATQVNIQLRRPPQRVSGQQETRPIFGSSHMRQSVALAPEAGSWVEANAFVPGQRSTPVGRSSLPAHGLSDDTACVLNRSQIAARQAVSKDLPDFSGNPEDWSLFFSMFNSSTQMCGFSNEENMLRLRKCLKGRALEAVRCRLLHPSNVAGVLSTLKMLYGRPEAIVQAVIKKIRSLPSPSIEKLETVVNFALTVENLVATIQACEVSDFVYNASLRYELVGRLPPTLKLSWARFSRNNPTPNLLDFSTWLYETAEDVHSEIDSKDSKTANSPQQPIIVDIKKCVACKGDCTMLAKCKQFVALSYDSKWATVRTYKLCRKCLRKHNGSCKQEKPCGTNGCTYLHHPLLHSYENPRSPTAAAVYEKSCNVHQVQSEILFRVVPVTLYGPSKAIRTYAFLDDGSELTLLEQSLADELGLKGPKNPLCLKWTGETTKIENKSQNVSLQISSVTNPIKRYDLSSVRTIGNLQIRPQTLLTAELKQRYQHLMGLPIESYNEANPRILIGLDNASLGYAMKSREGQLNEPIAIKTRLGWIVFGSCVGEKNAGHYVNYHALQICQCNRETSEDLHELVKGYFALDSLGISKQSKLLLSHEDQRAQSMLESLTRPVDSRFESGLLWKYDSVRLPDSAAMALRRWRCLDNRMKKDPLLAGELNAKIQDHINKGYIRKLSAEELEVNRSRVWYLPIFPIVNPNKPGKTRLVWDAAATAFGVSLNSVLLKGPDQLSSLLSVLIQFREFRTAVCGDIREMYHQVRMREDDQHCQRFFWKACETDIDPSVYVVQVMTFGACCSPSTAQYVKNYNAKRFEQEHPEAVHAIVKQHYVDDMLLSVESEEEAIQVVREVQTVHRSAGFEMRNWISNSPKVVAAMSETGSDEKSLSIGDKHVSERVLGMWWNTSTDCFTYKMSPRYEQLLISGQRRPTKREVLRTLMMIFDPLGLIAHFLMQLKSLLQEIWRTSVGWDDPLDESLFQKWLSWLTVLPQVSSIEIPRCYRTLTSATDGTVVQLHTFVDASENGFAAAVYLRFQEGETIECRLAGAKTRVAPLKFLSIPKSELQAAVIGVRLAGTIAKSLSVKINQRFFWTDSRDVLCWLNSDHRRYSQFVAFRVSEILETTNVNEWQWVPTKLNVADEGTKWTRAPDMTASSRWFCGPNFLWQPKKAWPVSPHSFGSTKEELRPHLLLHTMPLDPVVQPHDFSEWSSLLRRMAYVTRFVDNLRQAKMKKPRQSGPLTRDELRKAENYLFRLAQRSAYPDEIAVLNEPLSTTQQRKFIKNNSSLSKMCAFLDRNGVLRARGRTQECKFTDYDAANPVILPRNHHITRLIVSNAHKQFNHQNHETIINELRQRFRSPRLKATYRAIRKECQQCKNNQAAPQPPAMADLPLARLAAFSRPFTYMGIDYFGPMTVSVGRRTEKRWGVLATCLTIRAVHLELAHTLTTDSCMMAIRNIFARRGVPAVIYSDRGTNFQGASKELQLALQELDDDRLMREFTTARTEWTFNPPASPHMGGAWERLVQSVKRNLTVLQSNATPTHEVLQNALVEVENVLNSRPLTSVPLEDDESPVLTPNHFLLGTQNGLQPWVPFDDSSAALRNSWQRSQTMANRFWKLWVRDYLPTLTRKPKWLTPVKPIAVGDVVIIVDPNLRRNCWPKGRVICVKPGADGQVRWATVQTANGIYERPAVKLAVLDVGVEVNALQEDPNRIPGGVLIAPYSSASPSAPIQQININKPRPSPSRGIGTNIGHGQDSQIGRKKKVKSFGKK, encoded by the coding sequence ATGAACTGCGAACACGCAAAGGATCTAACCCCTTCCCCTCTGCATACCCCCAACGTAAGCAGTACCACATCCACTGTACGGTCAAAGAGCAAGGCAAGCAGCATCGAAAGTCAGGCCAAACGGAGACAAGCTTTGGAACTACAATGGTTAGAGGAGGAAAAGGAGTTGGAACGACGATATTTAGAACTCAAGTACAAGATTCTGTTAGAGGGCGGTAGCGACTGCTCGTCGATTGTTAGTGAACCCCAATCAGTATCAATGTCGAAGGTGAAGAAGTGGATAGACGACACGGATGGATACGGCGAGAAGGTTGACTGCGGATCTGAAGCCGAGGAACTAGAGAAACGTCCACCGAGGAACTCGACTGCGTCTATAGAGCACCATGCTCCAGTTCCAGATCAGCAGCGTGCGACTCAAGTTAATATCCAACTCCGACGACCCCCACAACGTGTTTCCGGCCAACAAGAGACTCGGCCAATCTTCGGCAGCTCCCATATGCGACAATCAGTCGCTCTCGCACCGGAGGCTGGATCATGGGTCGAAGCGAATGCGTTTGTACCAGGTCAGCGTTCCACCCCCGTTGGACGATCATCCCTCCCAGCGCATGGGCTCAGTGACGACACGGCTTGTGTGTTGAATCGAAGTCAAATCGCCGCACGCCAGGCAGTTTCGAAGGATTTGCCGGACTTCAGTGGTAATCCGGAAGATTGGTCGCTGTTCTTCTCGATGTTTAACTCGTCGACTCAGATGTGCGGATTCTCCAATGAGGAAAATATGTTACGGTTGCGTAAGTGCTTGAAAGGAAGAGCATTGGAAGCAGTAAGATGTCGCCTGCTCCACCCATCGAACGTTGCGGGAGTCCTTTCAACTCTCAAGATGCTCTATGGACGCCCGGAAGCAATCGTGCAGGCGGTTATCAAGAAGATACGATCATTGCCGTCACCGAGCATAGAGAAGTTGGAGACAGTGGTGAACTTCGCGCTGACAGTTGAGAATTTGGTCGCTACCATTCAAGCGTGTGAGGTTAGTGACTTCGTCTACAATGCATCGCTGCGATACGAGTTAGTAGGGAGGTTGCCACCAACGTTGAAGCTGAGCTGGGCCAGGTTCTCAAGGAACAACCCCACTCCGAACCTATTGGATTTCAGTACGTGGCTGTACGAGACAGCAGAGGATGTTCACTCGGAAATAGACTCTAAGGATTCGAAAACAGCCAACTCTCCACAGCAACCAATCATCGTTGACATCAAGAAGTGTGTGGCGTGCAAAGGGGATTGTACGATGCTGGCCAAATGCAAACAGTTCGTGGCCTTAAGCTACGATTCGAAGTGGGCGACAGTAAGAACTTACAAACTTTGTCGCAAATGCCTGCGTAAGCACAACGGGTCATGTAAACAAGAAAAACCATGCGGAACAAACGGCTGTACATATCTGCACCATCCTCTGCTTCACAGTTACGAAAACCCTCGATCTCCTACAGCAGCCGCCGTTTACGAGAAAAGCTGCAACGTGCACCAAGTGCAGTCGGAGATCTTGTTCAGAGTAGTTCCGGTCACTTTATACGGTCCATCGAAGGCAATTCGAACCTACGCATTCCTGGACGACGGCTCAGAACTCACGCTTCTAGAACAGAGTTTAGCAGACGAGCTCGGGTTGAAGGGACCAAAGAATCCACTGTGCCTGAAGTGGACAGGCGAAACCACCAAGATCGAAAACAAGTCACAAAACGTTAGTCTTCAAATCTCCAGCGTAACGAACCCGATCAAAAGGTATGACCTATCCAGTGTACGAACGATTGGAAACTTGCAGATCCGACCACAGACTCTCCTTACCGCGGAGTTGAAGCAGAGATACCAGCACCTCATGGGACTACCGATTGAGTCGTATAACGAGGCCAATCCGCGAATCCTAATCGGTCTGGATAATGCCAGTCTCGGATATGCAATGAAGAGTCGCGAAGGACAGTTAAATGAGCCGATTGCAATCAAAACACGTCTCGGCTGGATTGTTTTCGGCAGTTGTGTGGGAGAGAAGAATGCAGGGCACTACGTAAACTATCATGCGCTACAGATTTGCCAGTGCAACAGAGAGACCAGTGAAGATCTTCACGAACTCGTCAAAGGTTATTTTGCCCTCGACAGCTTGGGCATATCTAAGCAAAGTAAACTACTTCTGTCACACGAGGACCAACGAGCACAGTCAATGCTGGAATCACTCACTCGGCCCGTAGACAGCCGTTTCGAATCCGGGCTTCTATGGAAGTACGATTCGGTCCGACTTCCGGATAGTGCAGCGATGGCACTGCGAAGATGGCGATGCCTAGATAACCGCATGAAGAAGGATCCACTTCTGGCGGGAGAATTGAACGCGAAAATCCAGGATCATATCAACAAAGGCTACATTCGCAAGTTGTCCGCGGAAGAGCTGGAAGTAAACCGCTCACGAGTTTGGTACCTTCCGATATTTCCAATCGTCAATCCGAACAAGCCGGGCAAAACGAGACTCGTATGGGATGCAGCTGCCACCGCCTTTGGAGTTTCACTCAACTCAGTTCTGTTAAAAGGCCCAGACCAACTGTCATCTCTTCTATCTGTTCTGATCCAGTTCCGGGAGTTTCGGACAGCGGTATGCGGCGACATCCGTGAGATGTACCACCAAGTAAGGATGCGGGAGGACGACCAGCATTGCCAACGCTTCTTCTGGAAGGCCTGCGAGACAGATATCGACCCTAGCGTCTACGTAGTGCAGGTAATGACGTTCGGCGCATGCTGCTCGCCGAGTACGGCACAATACGTAAAAAATTACAATGCAAAGAGATTCGAACAAGAACACCCAGAAGCAGTTCACGCAATCGTAAAGCAACACTACGTTGACGATATGCTTCTGAGTGTGGAATCTGAGGAGGAAGCAATACAAGTGGTTCGAGAAGTACAGACAGTGCACAGATCAGCAGGCTTCGAAATGCGGAACTGGATCTCCAACTCACCCAAAGTTGTGGCAGCTATGAGCGAAACAGGCTCCGATGAGAAAAGCCTCAGTATCGGCGACAAACACGTGTCAGAACGGGTTCTCGGAATGTGGTGGAACACCTCAACAGACTGCTTCACATATAAAATGTCACCGCGGTACGAGCAGCTACTGATCAGTGGGCAGCGACGACCGACAAAACGCGAAGTGCTTCGGACGTTAATGATGATATTCGATCCCTTAGGACTCATAGCACACTTCCTAATGCAACTAAAATCCTTGCTGCAAGAAATCTGGAGAACTTCAGTCGGCTGGGATGACCCCCTCGATGAGTCGTTGTTTCAAAAGTGGTTGTCATGGCTGACAGTGTTGCCGCAGGTATCGTCTATCGAAATACCTCGATGCTACCGAACACTCACATCCGCGACGGACGGAACGGTGGTACAACTGCACACGTTCGTCGACGCAAGCGAGAACGGTTTCGCAGCTGCAGTATATTTGCGTTTTCAGGAAGGAGAAACCATCGAATGCAGACTGGCCGGAGCAAAGACGAGAGTCGCGCCGCTAAAGTTTCTCTCCATTCCGAAGTCCGAACTGCAAGCCGCCGTGATAGGCGTGAGATTAGCGGGAACCATTGCCAAATCGCTATCCGTCAAAATCAATCAACGTTTCTTCTGGACTGACTCCAGAGATGTCCTCTGCTGGCTCAACTCGGATCACCGTCGGTATAGCCAATTCGTGGCCTTCCGTGTTAGCGAGATCCTGGAAACGACGAACGTCAACGAATGGCAGTGGGTGCCAACGAAGCTGAACGTGGCAGACGAGGGAACCAAATGGACACGAGCTCCAGATATGACTGCCTCTAGTCGATGGTTTTGCGGTCCCAATTTTCTCTGGCAACCGAAGAAAGCATGGCCTGTTTCCCCGCACTCATTTGGATCGACTAAAGAGGAGTTACGGCCTCATCTTCTGCTTCATACCATGCCGTTGGACCCAGTGGTTCAGCCACATGATTTCTCGGAATGGTCTTCTCTACTGCGCCGAATGGCTTATGTGACCCGTTTCGTGGACAACCTGAGGCAAGCTAAGATGAAAAAACCAAGGCAGAGTGGCCCTCTGACTCGTGACGAGCTAAGAAAAGCGGAAAATTACCTGTTTCGTCTTGCACAGCGCAGTGCGTATCCCGATGAGATAGCAGTCCTGAATGAACCGTTATCAACCACCCAGCAACGCAAGTTTATAAAAAACAACAGTTCGCTAAGCAAGATGTGCGCCTTTCTTGACAGGAACGGCGTTCTAAGGGCCCGCGGCCGAACCCAAGAATGTAAATTCACAGATTACGACGCCGCTAATCCGGTTATTCTTCCACGGAATCACCACATCACTAGGCTTATCGTGTCCAACGCACACAAGCAGTTTAACCACCAGAACCATGAGACGATCATCAACGAGCTTCGCCAGCGATTCCGCAGTCCACGTCTGAAGGCAACGTACCGTGCGATCCGGAAAGAGTGCCAACAGTGTAAAAATAACCAGGCTGCCCCGCAACCACCTGCGATGGCCGATCTACCACTCGCTCGCCTGGCTGCCTTTTCTCGACCATTTACGTACATGGGGATAGACTATTTTGGCCCAATGACGGTATCCGTCGGACGACGCACAGAGAAACGTTGGGGGGTACTGGCAACATGTCTTACCATTCGCGCCGTACACTTAGAACTCGCTCACACACTGACGACAGATTCCTGTATGATGGCTATACGGAACATCTTTGCTAGAAGGGGAGTTCCGGCAGTGATCTACAGCGACCGTGGCACAAACTTCCAGGGCGCCAGTAAGGAGCTGCAGCTAGCGCTACAGGAACTCGACGACGACCGGCTGATGCGGGAGTTCACTACGGCTCGAACGGAATGGACTTTCAATCCGCCAGCCTCTCCCCACATGGGGGGAGCTTGGGAGCGTCTGGTTCAGTCCGTGAAACGGAACCTAACTGTGCTGCAATCGAATGCTACGCCAACTCACGAGGTGCTCCAGAACGCGTTGGTGGAAGTTGAGAACGTTCTCAACTCGCGGCCACTCACTAGCGTCCCGCTGGAGGATGACGAATCTCCAGTGCTGACGCCCAACCACTTTCTGCTGGGTACTCAAAATGGCCTACAACCGTGGGTGCCGTTCGACGACAGCTCTGCAGCTCTACGAAACAGCTGGCAACGTTCGCAGACCATGGCTAACCGATTCTGGAAGCTGTGGGTTAGAGACTATCTTCCAACACTAACTCGGAAACCGAAGTGGCTCACACCAGTAAAACCCATTGCAGTCGGCGACGTCGTCATCATCGTGGACCCAAACCTACGGCGGAACTGCTGGCCGAAGGGTCGAGTTATCTGTGTCAAACCTGGTGCAGATGGACAAGTGAGATGGGCGACGGTGCAGACAGCCAACGGAATCTACGAGAGACCTGCCGTTAAACTCGCTGTCCTGGACGTAGGCGTTGAGGTGAATGCTCTTCAGGAAGACCCTAACCGCATTCCGGGGGGAGTGTTAATAGCGCCATACAGTTCAGCGAGCCCCTCGGCGCCCATACAGCAAATCAACATCAACAAACCGCGCCCTTCGCCTTCTCGAGGGATTGGCACGAATATCGGTCACGGACAAGACAGTCAGATAGGAAGAAAGAAAAAAGTCAAGTCATTCGGTAAAAAGTAG